In one window of Niallia sp. Man26 DNA:
- a CDS encoding phytoene/squalene synthase family protein, translated as MREAKTVDLLQNDYLYCENVIKQHSASFYQAFKKLPKDKANAVYAIYAFCRNADDSVDETRDKSTQLKNWQDLYHQLQLFEKGEEISSPLWRALRDVFTRYEMDIKPFYEQLEGQRMDINFKQPSTLAELERYCYYVAGTVGLMLLPILATENHQHLHGYAVELGVAMQLTNILRDVGEDYRNNRIYLPKDLLQMENYKQQDLESSNINSSFISVWEKIANRSEELYELFQVGIDYFDKDSQLHVLLSALIYKEILKVVRESGYDCFQKRNYVSQENMYRLKQVVEGLTVSL; from the coding sequence ATGAGGGAAGCTAAAACCGTTGATTTGCTTCAAAACGACTATTTATACTGTGAGAATGTTATTAAACAGCATTCGGCAAGTTTTTACCAAGCATTTAAAAAATTACCAAAAGACAAGGCTAATGCTGTGTATGCCATCTATGCATTTTGCCGCAATGCAGATGACAGTGTTGATGAAACTAGAGACAAATCTACCCAGTTAAAGAATTGGCAGGACTTGTACCATCAACTTCAGCTTTTTGAAAAGGGAGAGGAAATTTCATCCCCTCTTTGGAGGGCATTACGAGATGTTTTTACCCGTTATGAGATGGATATTAAACCTTTCTACGAGCAATTAGAGGGACAGAGAATGGACATTAACTTTAAGCAGCCTTCTACGTTAGCCGAGTTAGAAAGGTATTGTTATTATGTAGCAGGAACGGTTGGTTTAATGCTCCTCCCTATTCTTGCAACGGAAAACCATCAGCATTTGCATGGCTATGCTGTTGAGCTAGGGGTAGCTATGCAATTGACTAATATTCTTCGAGATGTTGGGGAGGATTATCGGAATAACCGCATTTATTTACCAAAAGACCTGCTTCAGATGGAAAATTACAAGCAGCAGGATTTGGAATCTAGCAACATTAACTCCTCATTTATAAGCGTATGGGAGAAAATAGCGAACCGTTCGGAAGAGCTTTATGAGTTATTTCAAGTGGGGATTGATTATTTTGATAAAGACAGTCAATTACATGTTCTCCTTTCAGCACTTATTTATAAAGAAATATTAAAAGTAGTCAGGGAAAGCGGATATGACTGCTTTCAAAAACGAAACTATGTTTCACAAGAAAATATGTATCGATTGAAGCAAGTGGTGGAGGGATTAACAGTGAGTTTGTAA
- the fni gene encoding type 2 isopentenyl-diphosphate Delta-isomerase, with protein sequence MDTIRQNRKADHINIALTSPFTLSSDFDELSFIHRSLPEVGMDDIQLQTNIGPLTLDYPIFINAMTGGSEKSGVINASLAEAASETGIAMAVGSQHAAIREEELAHTFKVVRKKNPNGLVFANIGADAPLDYALKAIEMLEADALQVHLNVPQELVMPEGERTFTSLLAKLEKLSAKLHVPVIVKETGFGMSTETLMQLQNAGIQYVDLGGKGGTNFIHIENERRSKRDFEYLKDWGQSTVVSLLEAQSELDELTIIASGGIRNPLDAVKSFSLGASAAGIAGPFLKILHDQGVAGLIMELEVWKEHLRMLLLLQGAKSIPNLKQCPIIAGGKVREWCEARGIDWQRLARRKP encoded by the coding sequence ATGGACACAATTAGACAAAATCGAAAAGCAGATCATATTAACATAGCATTAACATCACCATTTACTTTAAGTTCCGATTTTGATGAACTGTCATTCATTCACCGCTCCTTGCCGGAAGTGGGAATGGATGATATTCAGCTCCAGACCAATATCGGTCCTTTAACGCTTGACTATCCAATCTTTATTAATGCGATGACAGGAGGCAGTGAGAAATCAGGAGTGATTAATGCTTCTCTTGCAGAAGCTGCCAGTGAAACAGGAATTGCGATGGCAGTTGGTTCCCAGCATGCTGCCATCCGAGAGGAAGAGCTTGCTCATACATTTAAAGTGGTGCGGAAAAAAAACCCGAACGGTCTTGTATTTGCAAATATTGGTGCAGATGCGCCGCTGGATTATGCATTAAAAGCCATTGAAATGCTAGAGGCTGATGCCCTGCAAGTTCATTTGAATGTACCGCAGGAACTGGTTATGCCAGAAGGAGAGCGTACTTTCACTAGTTTACTTGCTAAACTGGAAAAATTATCAGCTAAACTGCATGTCCCTGTTATCGTCAAGGAAACCGGATTCGGGATGAGCACAGAAACGCTCATGCAGCTACAGAATGCTGGTATTCAATATGTTGATCTAGGAGGAAAAGGCGGCACTAATTTCATTCATATTGAAAATGAGCGCAGAAGTAAACGGGATTTTGAGTATTTAAAAGATTGGGGCCAATCGACTGTCGTGTCGTTGTTAGAAGCACAGTCAGAATTAGATGAGCTGACGATTATCGCTTCAGGAGGAATACGTAACCCCCTTGACGCAGTAAAATCCTTCTCTTTAGGAGCTTCCGCCGCTGGGATTGCCGGACCATTTTTAAAGATTCTTCACGACCAAGGAGTTGCTGGACTAATAATGGAGCTCGAGGTGTGGAAGGAACATTTAAGAATGCTGCTTCTTCTCCAAGGAGCAAAATCTATTCCAAATCTCAAGCAATGTCCCATTATAGCTGGCGGCAAGGTTAGGGAATGGTGCGAAGCAAGAGGTATTGACTGGCAAAGACTTGCGAGAAGGAAGCCGTGA
- a CDS encoding carotenoid biosynthesis protein → MSFGNVLFRFFIFWYICGVILLTFDLLPAWLEWANAVFLILSGLLAIVYFSKKFGKKAGSLISVVIFLFSYLAEFIGSSYGILFGDYYYTNRFAPNLFDVPIAIGFAWLMVMGTSHALACAITEKKWLQPIIGACVAVIIDLIIDPVAFKLKQYWIWEEDGVYYDIPFSNFLGWFIVALVLHVFILFFSPNKNIFWEKRMFLLFALTITMFVLLAATGELLFAGILTACLAGLTLYAAIRRKRT, encoded by the coding sequence ATGAGTTTTGGCAATGTTCTATTTCGTTTTTTTATATTTTGGTATATTTGCGGAGTGATTCTTCTCACTTTTGATCTGCTGCCTGCTTGGCTTGAATGGGCGAACGCTGTTTTTCTAATTTTAAGCGGCCTTTTGGCAATAGTTTATTTCTCTAAAAAGTTTGGAAAAAAAGCTGGATCTTTGATTAGTGTGGTTATTTTCCTGTTTTCCTATCTTGCAGAATTCATAGGATCATCTTATGGAATTTTATTTGGGGATTATTATTATACCAATCGGTTTGCTCCCAATCTATTTGACGTGCCAATAGCGATTGGTTTTGCATGGCTAATGGTAATGGGAACCTCTCATGCATTGGCTTGTGCTATCACAGAAAAGAAATGGCTTCAGCCGATTATCGGTGCCTGTGTTGCTGTAATTATCGATCTAATTATTGATCCTGTCGCATTTAAACTAAAACAATATTGGATATGGGAGGAGGATGGAGTGTACTATGACATTCCATTCAGCAACTTTTTAGGATGGTTTATTGTGGCACTTGTTCTTCATGTATTTATCTTATTTTTCTCACCAAACAAAAATATTTTCTGGGAAAAACGGATGTTTTTACTATTTGCCCTTACAATAACCATGTTTGTTTTGCTTGCAGCAACCGGTGAACTTCTTTTTGCAGGCATCCTGACAGCCTGCCTGGCAGGACTGACACTATATGCTGCTATAAGAAGGAAACGAACATGA
- a CDS encoding lysophospholipid acyltransferase family protein, giving the protein MIEAKKDVVFNKLFSIFHKRMLAFSFDKIYWQESSKLPAFPCIFVCNHSSWWDGLIYYQLTKTVIQQDMYIMMHEQGLKQFPYFKKLGAFSIDRSSPKEILKTMRYAEVLLKQGKSVWLFPQGDEYHLEKRPLQFQPGTLYLQEKLPEIPIIPVCFYYSFAHKRKPEAWIKAGNPLYSNDLPGDSRFEKTLLLEKKCTDALDGLKNDVISEKTKHFVNLL; this is encoded by the coding sequence ATGATTGAAGCTAAAAAAGACGTTGTTTTTAATAAACTGTTTTCTATTTTTCATAAGAGAATGCTTGCCTTCTCCTTTGATAAAATCTATTGGCAAGAATCTAGTAAACTGCCGGCCTTCCCTTGCATTTTTGTCTGCAACCACTCTTCCTGGTGGGATGGGCTCATCTACTATCAGCTGACGAAGACTGTTATTCAGCAGGATATGTATATTATGATGCATGAACAGGGACTGAAGCAGTTTCCATACTTTAAAAAACTTGGAGCCTTCTCAATTGACCGCTCCAGCCCAAAAGAAATTTTAAAAACAATGAGGTATGCTGAGGTGTTGCTGAAACAAGGAAAAAGTGTATGGCTTTTTCCTCAGGGTGATGAGTACCACCTGGAAAAACGCCCGCTGCAATTTCAGCCAGGAACTTTATATCTGCAGGAAAAGCTTCCCGAAATACCCATTATACCTGTCTGCTTCTACTATTCTTTTGCACACAAACGAAAGCCTGAAGCATGGATAAAAGCAGGAAATCCATTGTATAGCAATGACCTGCCGGGAGATTCGAGGTTTGAAAAAACCTTATTACTTGAAAAGAAATGCACTGACGCGTTGGATGGCTTGAAAAACGATGTGATCAGCGAAAAAACGAAGCATTTCGTAAACTTACTGTAA
- a CDS encoding glycosyltransferase family 2 protein yields MVLFLITSLFLFFLWTLWNMSGLPGLPAPNINKNFQPLVSVLVPLRNEARNVDGLISSLKSLTYPHLEILLLDDGSTDETLSLLQEKTLGDSRFKILRGRELPAGWAGKVHACHQLQEKAKGEYFLFIDADVRLKSGVIEKALTLVKKENAKLLTGFPSFEVPGILSKLLIPMMHFVVLFHLPIHLANKGKMPAATAANGVFMFFERRAYLEIGGHASVQTSIVEDVHLARQMKRSGGKVCLGNISNDVSCRMYERNSEVWEGFIKNIFSGLGRSVMMVMLLSVFYGFFYVLPGVLLVYGLWMFQPLYVFPYLLIVLQRMLVDWKANQHLLLSFFMPLSAAALVIIMNASMWRWIRKKPYSWKGRQYS; encoded by the coding sequence ATGGTTCTATTTTTAATCACCAGTCTCTTCCTATTTTTCCTATGGACATTGTGGAATATGAGCGGACTCCCAGGTCTTCCTGCTCCTAATATAAATAAAAACTTTCAGCCGCTTGTGTCAGTTTTAGTTCCGTTAAGAAACGAAGCACGGAACGTGGATGGACTAATCAGCAGCCTTAAGTCATTAACATACCCTCATCTGGAAATCCTTCTTCTGGATGACGGCTCAACAGATGAGACTTTGTCCTTGCTGCAGGAAAAAACGTTAGGTGACAGCCGTTTTAAGATTTTAAGAGGGAGAGAACTTCCAGCAGGGTGGGCTGGCAAGGTGCATGCCTGTCATCAGCTGCAGGAAAAAGCAAAAGGAGAGTATTTCCTTTTCATTGATGCAGATGTCCGTCTAAAATCGGGAGTGATTGAAAAAGCACTGACACTGGTAAAGAAAGAAAATGCCAAGCTGTTAACAGGGTTTCCCTCCTTTGAAGTTCCAGGAATTTTGAGCAAGCTTCTGATTCCGATGATGCATTTTGTTGTGCTATTCCACCTCCCGATTCATCTTGCGAATAAGGGCAAGATGCCTGCCGCAACGGCTGCCAATGGAGTATTCATGTTTTTTGAAAGAAGGGCCTATCTAGAAATAGGCGGCCACGCTTCAGTCCAGACTTCTATAGTGGAAGATGTTCATCTGGCAAGACAAATGAAGAGATCAGGAGGCAAAGTCTGCTTGGGCAATATAAGTAATGACGTTTCATGCCGGATGTACGAACGGAATAGTGAGGTATGGGAAGGTTTTATAAAGAATATTTTTTCAGGCCTTGGCCGTTCTGTTATGATGGTGATGCTCTTAAGCGTATTTTATGGCTTTTTTTATGTGCTGCCTGGGGTTTTATTGGTATACGGGCTATGGATGTTCCAGCCGCTCTATGTGTTTCCTTATCTCCTGATTGTCCTGCAGCGCATGTTAGTGGACTGGAAAGCAAATCAGCATTTACTTCTATCATTTTTCATGCCGTTGTCGGCAGCAGCACTGGTTATTATCATGAATGCTTCTATGTGGAGATGGATCAGGAAAAAGCCTTATAGCTGGAAAGGGAGACAGTATTCATGA
- the crtI gene encoding phytoene desaturase family protein, whose amino-acid sequence MKKKVLIIGGGLAGLSAAITLANKGFDVELFEKNKHFGGKLMPVALGDYTFDFGPNTITMPEVFRKVIEQTGDKAEDYFHMIKLEYHTRNVFSDGTSFDLSSSREYMMQQLNQMDPAHKYDDFLKEVTRLFKLSEKHFLPKTFQSWQDYLSPSLGAALLQVRPLQSLNSFFRQYFSHPHVLQAFNRYSTYIGSSPYKTPATFAMIAYLEMIGGVYYVEGGNVKIAEAYVKIAKKLGAKLHADSPVKKVIVKNKKAIGIELEDGEKIHGDYFIMNADLLKAYPELVSESDRPSFPNSKAAGLSPSTSAFLVLAGVNKRFSELRHHNVYFSDNYEQEFIDLFKHKQYSSEPTIYISNSSYTEPDRSPGGSNLFILANAPALPADGKLQVNPEMYKELIYQKLSTFGLALKDNIVEEKVYTPSDIAAQFGSFRGALYGLSSNRKKDAFLRPKNVSKDIANLFFAGGSTHPGGGSPIVTLSGMNTANLIIKAEK is encoded by the coding sequence ATGAAGAAAAAGGTGTTAATCATTGGCGGCGGACTGGCAGGATTGTCAGCAGCCATAACGCTAGCCAACAAAGGATTTGATGTAGAACTGTTCGAAAAGAATAAGCATTTCGGAGGTAAATTAATGCCTGTAGCATTAGGGGATTATACTTTTGATTTCGGACCAAATACCATCACCATGCCAGAGGTATTCCGGAAAGTGATTGAACAGACAGGTGACAAGGCTGAAGACTATTTCCATATGATTAAGCTTGAATATCATACGAGAAATGTGTTTTCTGATGGAACGTCCTTTGATCTTTCGAGCAGCAGGGAATATATGATGCAGCAGTTGAATCAGATGGATCCTGCACATAAATATGATGATTTTTTAAAAGAGGTTACAAGATTATTTAAGTTATCTGAGAAACACTTCCTGCCAAAAACATTTCAATCATGGCAGGATTATTTGTCGCCATCACTTGGGGCAGCTCTCTTGCAGGTGAGGCCGCTGCAAAGCCTCAACAGCTTTTTCCGGCAGTATTTTTCACATCCTCATGTGCTTCAGGCTTTTAATCGATATTCGACTTACATTGGCTCGTCTCCCTATAAGACTCCTGCCACATTTGCCATGATTGCCTATCTGGAAATGATTGGCGGAGTTTATTATGTCGAGGGAGGTAATGTGAAAATTGCCGAAGCCTATGTAAAAATAGCAAAAAAACTGGGTGCTAAGCTACACGCCGACTCACCTGTGAAAAAAGTCATTGTAAAAAACAAAAAAGCAATAGGCATAGAGCTGGAGGATGGGGAGAAAATACATGGGGATTATTTTATTATGAATGCAGATTTACTCAAAGCTTATCCCGAGCTGGTTAGCGAAAGCGACCGTCCCTCCTTTCCGAACTCAAAGGCAGCAGGGCTATCACCCTCCACATCAGCTTTTTTAGTCCTTGCAGGTGTTAACAAACGGTTTTCAGAGCTGAGGCATCACAATGTCTATTTTTCCGATAACTATGAACAGGAATTCATTGATCTATTCAAACACAAGCAGTACAGCAGTGAGCCTACCATTTACATCAGCAATTCTTCCTATACAGAGCCTGACCGTTCGCCAGGGGGAAGCAATCTGTTTATACTGGCAAATGCTCCAGCCCTTCCTGCTGATGGAAAACTGCAGGTGAATCCGGAAATGTATAAAGAGCTAATTTATCAAAAACTCTCAACCTTTGGACTTGCGCTGAAGGATAATATCGTAGAAGAGAAAGTTTATACACCTTCCGATATCGCTGCTCAATTCGGCTCATTCCGCGGGGCGCTTTATGGTCTATCTTCCAATCGAAAAAAAGATGCCTTTTTACGTCCCAAAAACGTGAGCAAGGATATCGCCAATCTCTTTTTCGCTGGAGGAAGCACACATCCTGGCGGCGGGTCGCCAATCGTGACATTGAGCGGTATGAATACGGCCAATTTAATTATTAAGGCAGAAAAATAG
- a CDS encoding DUF1801 domain-containing protein, translated as MYEPKMKETDNSVIGFIEGLENEKKKADAYQLLKIFEEVTGYDAKMWGPSIIGFGSYHYKYASGHEGDAPLVGFSPRKVKISLYLAYESDEREKLLESFGKHTKSKACIYVNKLADIDTNVLKELIKYTLETYQND; from the coding sequence ATGTATGAACCGAAGATGAAAGAAACGGACAACAGTGTCATTGGATTTATAGAAGGTTTGGAAAATGAGAAAAAGAAGGCAGATGCCTATCAGTTATTAAAAATTTTTGAAGAGGTAACTGGCTATGATGCAAAAATGTGGGGTCCAAGTATTATAGGCTTTGGCAGCTATCATTATAAGTATGCATCAGGACATGAAGGAGATGCGCCTTTAGTCGGTTTTTCTCCAAGGAAGGTAAAAATTAGTCTTTATTTGGCCTATGAAAGTGATGAAAGGGAAAAATTATTAGAAAGCTTTGGTAAACACACGAAGAGTAAGGCTTGTATTTATGTGAATAAATTAGCTGATATTGATACAAATGTGTTAAAGGAACTAATTAAATATACATTAGAAACATATCAGAACGACTAA
- a CDS encoding PadR family transcriptional regulator yields the protein MSNLLNSLTTELRRGTLTLAVLSQLRTPQYGYSLVQILEGSGISIDQSTLYPLLRRLEKQELVSSSWDTAESRPRKYYVLSEYGLEIFLQLEKEWIKDSKELYRLLRGEEDNEFN from the coding sequence ATGAGTAATTTATTGAATTCATTAACGACAGAGCTAAGGAGAGGTACGTTGACATTAGCTGTTTTAAGTCAATTAAGAACCCCCCAGTACGGATATTCACTTGTTCAGATATTGGAGGGGTCAGGTATTTCCATTGATCAAAGTACCTTATATCCATTGCTTCGCCGATTAGAAAAACAGGAGTTGGTGTCGAGTAGTTGGGATACAGCGGAGAGTAGACCCCGTAAATACTATGTTTTAAGTGAATATGGGTTAGAGATATTTTTGCAGTTAGAAAAGGAATGGATTAAGGATTCAAAGGAGCTTTATAGGTTATTAAGGGGAGAGGAAGATAATGAATTTAATTGA
- a CDS encoding helix-turn-helix transcriptional regulator yields the protein MENQIKKYREQKNLSQGKLAELCNVSRQTINAIENNKYDPSLQLAFDIAKSLGVLVDTLFLNEGGKGE from the coding sequence TTGGAAAATCAAATAAAAAAATATCGTGAACAAAAAAATCTTTCGCAGGGAAAATTAGCAGAATTATGTAATGTTAGTAGACAGACAATCAATGCAATTGAAAATAACAAATATGATCCGAGTTTACAATTAGCATTTGATATCGCAAAAAGTCTAGGGGTATTAGTTGATACATTATTTTTGAATGAAGGGGGAAAAGGAGAATGA
- a CDS encoding ATPase, translating into MSKYFWVPFTAGFATVVLLYIVGTITEIDILMFRVSLSYTEISFFPIIVGILVGLISKQIIRYKSKVNTL; encoded by the coding sequence GTGAGTAAATACTTTTGGGTTCCCTTTACTGCAGGATTTGCAACAGTGGTACTTCTATATATTGTTGGAACTATTACTGAAATAGATATTCTTATGTTTAGAGTTTCACTCTCATATACTGAAATCTCTTTCTTCCCAATTATTGTTGGAATTTTGGTTGGGTTAATAAGTAAACAAATTATAAGATATAAATCTAAAGTAAACACTTTATAA
- a CDS encoding IS110 family transposase, with amino-acid sequence MNPVIGLDVSKGESHVQAFLDKGKPYRKSFSITHNLEGLGRLLDFLQDVEKAALGTQPSVVLESTGHYHTPVIQFLEEQKYVYILVNPLISHRAKSSSLRKVKTDAIDAYHLCELYYKEELQPYKKRGIQLLNLRNLTRQQESIAEISAKTKIQLHSLIDQVFPEYRGVFGSLYSKVSLLTLLEFPTSKAVLSVSEKELTDKIASLCKNRSVSWAEEKAQMLIEAALRNPFQNNLYESHIFNLEILIKIVLQYQEHLSKIADEINALAKEIEEYYILQSIPGIGEKIAATIISEIGEIDRFNDAKKLVAFAGIDPSVYSSGRFTASVNRITKRGSCRLRHALYMAVQSGIRDSRKKKTTDEIIPRNRKLREFYDKKREEGKPFRVAVIACVNKLLHWIFALLKKRTTFQDID; translated from the coding sequence ATGAATCCAGTGATTGGTCTGGATGTTTCAAAAGGAGAAAGCCATGTTCAAGCATTTTTAGATAAAGGTAAACCATATCGGAAGAGTTTTAGTATTACACATAATCTAGAGGGTTTAGGTAGGTTATTAGATTTTCTTCAAGATGTTGAAAAAGCAGCTTTGGGTACTCAACCTTCGGTTGTATTAGAGTCAACTGGGCATTATCACACCCCAGTTATTCAGTTTTTAGAGGAACAAAAATATGTATATATTCTCGTCAATCCTCTTATTTCACATAGAGCCAAGAGTTCAAGCCTACGCAAAGTTAAAACAGATGCAATCGATGCTTATCATCTTTGTGAACTGTATTATAAGGAAGAACTACAGCCTTACAAGAAGCGAGGAATTCAACTCTTAAACCTTCGAAATCTAACAAGGCAACAAGAGAGTATTGCAGAAATTTCAGCGAAAACAAAAATACAGTTACATTCCTTAATTGATCAGGTATTCCCTGAGTATCGAGGAGTTTTCGGAAGTTTATACTCAAAAGTATCTTTGCTTACTTTACTAGAATTCCCTACTTCTAAGGCGGTATTAAGTGTCAGTGAAAAAGAATTAACTGATAAAATAGCTTCATTATGTAAGAATCGTTCGGTGTCCTGGGCAGAGGAAAAGGCACAAATGTTAATAGAGGCTGCCCTACGTAATCCATTTCAAAACAATCTCTATGAGAGTCATATTTTCAATCTAGAAATTTTAATTAAGATAGTTCTTCAATACCAAGAGCATCTATCCAAGATTGCAGATGAAATAAATGCTCTCGCTAAAGAAATTGAAGAGTATTATATTCTTCAATCTATCCCTGGAATCGGAGAAAAAATCGCTGCCACGATTATATCCGAAATTGGAGAAATAGATCGATTTAATGATGCCAAGAAACTTGTTGCATTCGCTGGGATAGATCCTAGTGTGTACTCATCTGGGAGGTTTACCGCATCGGTGAATCGAATAACGAAACGTGGCTCATGTAGACTTCGCCACGCCTTATATATGGCTGTTCAAAGTGGTATAAGGGATAGTCGTAAAAAGAAGACAACCGACGAGATTATTCCACGCAATCGAAAACTAAGAGAGTTTTATGATAAGAAACGAGAAGAAGGAAAACCCTTTAGGGTAGCCGTTATTGCATGTGTAAACAAGCTCTTACACTGGATCTTTGCCTTATTAAAAAAACGAACAACTTTCCAAGATATAGATTAA
- a CDS encoding trimeric intracellular cation channel family protein, with the protein MSWDIWNYLGTIAFAISGALIASEEDYDLIGYYALGFITAFGGGAIRNLLIGVPVSALWEQNTLFLLTFLLITVIYFIPIQKIVSWKHWYYSFGLTDAVGLVAFAIQGALYAKNSGLPASASIASALLTGVGGGIIRDALAKRQPFVFKYELYAFWTIITGALIGLNFINGTIETYVLFIVIVVLRMLSLKYKWHIPRPKRQASNTEKAI; encoded by the coding sequence ATGTCCTGGGACATTTGGAATTATCTCGGCACTATCGCATTTGCGATTAGTGGGGCGCTTATTGCCTCGGAAGAAGATTATGACCTGATCGGATACTATGCATTAGGCTTTATAACTGCTTTTGGAGGCGGAGCTATACGGAATTTATTGATAGGGGTGCCAGTTTCGGCATTATGGGAACAAAACACATTATTTCTACTAACATTCCTATTGATTACGGTCATATATTTTATACCTATTCAAAAAATTGTTAGTTGGAAGCATTGGTATTATTCATTTGGTCTAACAGATGCGGTTGGATTAGTGGCTTTCGCCATTCAAGGTGCTCTTTACGCGAAAAATTCAGGATTACCTGCAAGTGCTAGTATTGCTTCTGCTTTATTAACCGGTGTAGGTGGAGGTATCATTCGAGATGCCTTAGCGAAAAGACAGCCATTTGTTTTTAAATATGAACTATATGCTTTTTGGACTATCATTACGGGGGCTTTAATAGGTCTTAATTTTATTAATGGGACTATCGAAACTTACGTATTATTTATAGTAATTGTTGTCTTAAGGATGTTGTCTTTAAAATATAAATGGCATATTCCAAGGCCAAAAAGACAAGCATCTAATACTGAAAAAGCAATTTAA
- a CDS encoding PLP-dependent aminotransferase family protein, with translation MDMLMFELNKHATKPLYEQLYIGIKTAILSQQIEVGTKLPSKKKLAEFLNISQTTVEVAYAQLIAEGFIVSKPRVGFFVEDINELPYIGTEQVELPVEDTEEKIIQFDFHPGKIDTDSFPFSQWRKYAKNLYDLPSKELLQIGEPQGEYALRTEIAKYLYQSRGIVCKPEQIVIGSGTEQLLPMILRLLENDSNFALENPGYSAIPRIHLQNKAIPIPVDEDGLIVDELKKTNANVVYITPSHQFPTGAVLSATRRTQLLHWAAKVENRYIIEDDYDSEFRYTGKPIPALQGMDKNDKVIYLSTFTKSLMPSLRVAYFVLPSTLLKKYKETFSYYSATVPRFDQHIVASFMKDGYFSKHLNRMRKIYHKKLDKLTHIFKTDYPEVIITGDQAGMHILISLPLQKSEKELKTIAAESSIAIYPVTDYLLKPIEYKYPTFLLGFGGIPLEKIEDSIHQLMQCWGIAK, from the coding sequence ATGGATATGCTTATGTTTGAATTGAATAAACATGCAACAAAACCCTTGTATGAACAGCTTTATATTGGAATTAAAACCGCCATTTTGAGCCAACAAATTGAAGTTGGAACGAAGCTGCCATCTAAAAAAAAGTTGGCCGAATTTTTAAATATCAGTCAAACAACCGTAGAAGTTGCATATGCTCAGCTGATTGCAGAGGGCTTTATTGTCTCAAAACCGCGGGTTGGTTTTTTTGTAGAGGATATTAATGAATTACCTTATATCGGAACAGAGCAGGTCGAGCTGCCAGTGGAGGATACTGAGGAAAAAATTATCCAGTTTGACTTTCACCCAGGAAAAATTGATACAGATTCCTTTCCTTTTTCACAGTGGAGAAAATATGCAAAAAATCTATATGATCTTCCTTCCAAGGAGCTGCTGCAGATTGGAGAACCCCAAGGAGAATACGCGTTACGGACTGAAATAGCAAAATATCTTTATCAATCAAGGGGGATTGTGTGTAAACCGGAGCAAATAGTGATTGGTTCTGGGACGGAACAACTTCTTCCTATGATTTTAAGGCTGCTTGAAAATGATTCAAACTTCGCCCTCGAAAATCCTGGCTATTCAGCAATCCCAAGAATTCATCTGCAAAACAAAGCAATTCCGATTCCAGTTGATGAAGATGGATTAATTGTAGATGAACTAAAAAAAACAAACGCAAATGTGGTTTACATCACACCTTCGCACCAATTTCCGACAGGTGCAGTTCTTTCCGCCACGAGAAGAACACAGTTATTGCATTGGGCAGCAAAAGTTGAAAATCGCTACATCATTGAAGATGATTACGACAGTGAATTTCGTTACACTGGAAAACCGATTCCCGCATTGCAAGGAATGGACAAAAACGATAAGGTGATTTATCTGAGTACGTTTACCAAGTCATTAATGCCTTCATTACGAGTGGCTTATTTTGTTTTGCCTTCAACATTGCTAAAAAAATATAAAGAAACTTTCAGTTATTATTCAGCAACAGTTCCGAGATTTGACCAGCATATAGTAGCCAGCTTCATGAAAGACGGTTATTTTTCAAAACACCTAAACCGTATGCGGAAAATTTACCATAAAAAGCTTGATAAACTGACCCATATCTTTAAAACAGATTATCCTGAAGTCATTATCACCGGAGATCAGGCTGGGATGCATATTTTAATTTCCCTTCCCCTGCAGAAAAGTGAAAAGGAGTTAAAAACAATTGCGGCAGAAAGCTCCATCGCCATTTACCCGGTAACTGATTATCTGTTAAAACCAATAGAATATAAGTATCCAACATTTTTGTTAGGATTTGGCGGTATTCCACTAGAAAAAATCGAGGACAGTATTCACCAATTAATGCAGTGTTGGGGAATAGCAAAATAA